The DNA region GCCCATTGCCATAGTTTTCAAAAAAGATCTTCGTCCCATCGATGTTTTTGCGCTTCCCATAATACTGGTATTTAAGTGTTAGCAGCTGATTTAATGGCCTTTCGAATTCTCAGGTAGGTGCCGCAGCGGCATAGATTCCCGCTCATGGACGATTGAATATCCTCGTCGCTCGGATCCGGGTTTTGTTTCAGCAGCGCGGCGGCGCTCATAATCTGTCCCGCCTGGCAATAGCCGCACTGGGGCACGTCATGCTCCAGCCAGGCTTGCTGAACGGGATGATCCCCGTCTTCGGAGAGTCCTTCAATAGTGGTGACTTTTGCATCGCCGACTGCTGATACAGGCAGGGAGCAGGAGCGGATGGCATTGCCGTCGAGGTGTACGGTACAGGCCCCACACTGGGCGATACCGCATCCGAATTTGGTGCCGGGCAGGTTCAGGTGATCCCGCAGTACCCAGAGCAGAGGCGTATCCGGGGCAACATCTACCTGCTGCTCCTTGCTATTAATGGTGAGCTGAAATATCGCCATGGCCACTTGTTGTTTATTAACTAAACCCGGACGTGCAACTTATTGTATTAGCTGAGGATCACAGATAATTACAATAATCAAACAAATGCTTTCGACTTTCAAACATTTTTAAACTTCTTACCCGGTGCAGCTTTCAAATAAACAAATATTCTCTATTTTTGCTAGTAAGGAAATTGTTTTAACAAAGAAAAATCAGATAGTTCTGCAAGATGCGCCGGTCCGAAATCGATATGGATCGTCCGGGTTAGATAAAACTTCCAATACAAGGTGCATGGAAATGCAGAACAGAGCAATTCGAAACAACCGGTTATAATCCGTGAAGAAGATCTATTTAGATTATAATGCCACCACTCCTGTTGACCCGAGGGTCATGGAGCATATGCTGCCCTATTTCACCGAGAAATTCGGGAATGCCTCCAGCATCAAC from Halalkalibaculum roseum includes:
- a CDS encoding (2Fe-2S)-binding protein, whose protein sequence is MAIFQLTINSKEQQVDVAPDTPLLWVLRDHLNLPGTKFGCGIAQCGACTVHLDGNAIRSCSLPVSAVGDAKVTTIEGLSEDGDHPVQQAWLEHDVPQCGYCQAGQIMSAAALLKQNPDPSDEDIQSSMSGNLCRCGTYLRIRKAIKSAANT